A genomic window from Flavobacteriales bacterium includes:
- the panB gene encoding 3-methyl-2-oxobutanoate hydroxymethyltransferase, whose protein sequence is MSVLKNFKKLKAEGKKIVVVTSYDYWSAKILNETNVNGILIGDCSSMVMHGHEDTLNSDVETIAMHTRAVRKGAKDKFLIAAMPFMSNRKGMKETMDNVEILIKAGANALKIEGVDGNEALYAHLSSSGIPAIGHIGLTPSHHNMIGGFKVQGKSYEEELAIVEDAKKLEALGCIAVVLEAVPEHVGAAVRDAVSIPVVGVGAGLEVDGQALVLQDMLGFSTDFKPKFVRTYMYGADLIKDAVNQFAADVHAESFPSAKETYAPAKQQLLKVA, encoded by the coding sequence ATGAGCGTACTAAAGAATTTCAAAAAACTTAAAGCAGAAGGAAAGAAAATTGTTGTAGTAACTTCTTACGATTACTGGAGTGCTAAAATCCTTAACGAGACCAACGTAAACGGTATTTTAATTGGAGACTGCTCGTCAATGGTAATGCACGGACATGAGGACACGTTGAACTCAGATGTCGAAACGATTGCAATGCACACCAGAGCTGTAAGAAAAGGAGCTAAAGACAAATTTCTAATTGCTGCCATGCCTTTCATGAGCAACCGTAAAGGGATGAAAGAAACAATGGATAACGTTGAAATTCTGATCAAAGCAGGAGCTAACGCTCTTAAGATTGAAGGTGTTGATGGAAACGAAGCGTTGTATGCGCATCTTTCTTCATCAGGTATTCCTGCAATCGGACATATCGGCCTTACGCCATCTCACCACAATATGATCGGTGGATTCAAGGTTCAAGGTAAAAGCTACGAAGAAGAATTGGCAATTGTAGAAGATGCCAAGAAACTGGAAGCACTTGGATGTATTGCTGTTGTTCTAGAAGCTGTTCCTGAGCACGTTGGAGCTGCCGTAAGAGATGCAGTATCTATTCCAGTAGTTGGAGTAGGAGCAGGCCTAGAGGTTGATGGACAAGCACTTGTACTGCAGGATATGCTTGGATTCTCAACCGACTTCAAGCCAAAGTTCGTTAGAACATACATGTACGGTGCTGACCTTATCAAAGATGCTGTGAATCAGTTTGCTGCCGATGTGCACGCAGAATCGTTCCCATCTGCTAAGGAAACGTACGCTCCAGCAAAGCAACAATTGCTTAAAGTAGCGTAA
- a CDS encoding Crp/Fnr family transcriptional regulator, which translates to MKFGITSRNIKNVELDVFERLSVLRSLPDDQREFLNRYIQIKSYTKNTFIYNPGEEADWVFFVIKGMVKTGTINDEGKEVIKNIFYPGEMFGELGLSGMIERPDFASTLKGEAEILRIPVKILKDLITRNPEVGLRMIEKLGERITRSEKRLEQLVFDDARTRIISFLLEQAEKNGMKFGDETLVRHGFTHQDMANITGTSRQLVTIVLNDLKKENLINFDRNSILIRDLSKLK; encoded by the coding sequence ATGAAATTTGGCATCACCTCACGAAACATAAAGAATGTGGAATTAGACGTATTTGAAAGACTATCTGTTTTGCGTTCCCTGCCTGATGATCAGCGGGAATTCCTTAATAGATATATTCAAATCAAGTCTTACACCAAAAACACATTCATTTACAATCCGGGCGAAGAAGCGGATTGGGTCTTTTTTGTGATTAAAGGAATGGTCAAGACCGGAACGATCAACGATGAAGGCAAAGAAGTAATTAAGAACATCTTCTATCCGGGTGAAATGTTTGGTGAACTCGGTCTTTCTGGGATGATTGAAAGACCAGATTTCGCATCTACGTTAAAAGGTGAAGCTGAAATACTCCGTATCCCTGTTAAGATTCTTAAAGATCTGATCACTCGAAATCCTGAAGTTGGACTGCGAATGATTGAGAAATTAGGTGAACGCATTACACGCTCTGAAAAACGCTTAGAACAACTGGTGTTTGATGATGCTCGCACCCGTATTATTAGCTTCTTGCTCGAACAGGCCGAGAAGAATGGAATGAAATTCGGTGATGAAACGCTCGTCAGACACGGTTTTACGCATCAGGACATGGCCAATATCACAGGCACTTCTCGACAGTTGGTAACCATTGTGCTGAATGACCTTAAAAAGGAGAATTTGATCAACTTTGATCGTAATAGCATCTTAATCCGCGATTTGAGCAAGCTCAAGTAA
- a CDS encoding Crp/Fnr family transcriptional regulator translates to MDIQANYIHLEQFNLFDNIPRSVLEEVSNFTTLRSRPKNSYIYHPGDESEVLFILKEGRVKVGNYSDDGREVIKAIIQPGELFGEMGLAGEERRNEFAITMKEECSFYMIYVADLRTVMQGNAELSLRLIDRIGSRIRRTESRLESIIFKDSRTRVVEFIKELVDKVGRVFGDEVLLEHFLTHQDIANLTGTSRQFVTSVLNELKRDKIIKFDRNTILVSDTKGLAALTSTGLA, encoded by the coding sequence ATGGACATTCAAGCTAATTACATCCACTTAGAACAGTTCAATCTGTTCGACAACATTCCTAGAAGTGTATTGGAAGAGGTATCGAATTTTACCACCCTTCGTTCACGACCTAAAAATTCCTATATCTATCATCCAGGCGATGAGAGTGAAGTACTGTTCATTCTTAAAGAAGGACGTGTTAAAGTTGGAAACTACTCAGATGATGGTCGTGAAGTGATAAAAGCGATCATCCAACCTGGAGAGTTGTTTGGAGAAATGGGTTTGGCAGGAGAAGAAAGACGTAACGAGTTCGCGATCACTATGAAAGAAGAGTGCTCTTTCTATATGATCTATGTTGCTGACCTACGTACTGTGATGCAAGGAAATGCGGAATTGAGCCTTCGATTGATTGATCGCATTGGGTCAAGGATCAGAAGAACGGAGAGTAGATTAGAATCAATCATATTTAAAGATTCACGTACTCGCGTAGTTGAGTTCATTAAGGAATTGGTAGATAAGGTAGGTCGGGTGTTTGGAGATGAAGTGCTCTTAGAGCATTTTCTAACACATCAAGATATTGCAAATCTTACAGGAACATCACGTCAATTCGTAACCAGCGTGCTGAACGAGTTGAAAAGAGATAAGATCATCAAATTTGATAGGAACACGATTTTAGTGTCGGATACCAAGGGGTTGGCCGCACTAACTTCAACTGGTCTGGCATAG
- a CDS encoding sulfatase-like hydrolase/transferase, with amino-acid sequence MKRKPQLLFFIFAVVALLAFGFWPLSTKKLEITFDQEKIGQKKAFLNSIENDSAAKPNIVIIIADDLGKTDISLYGNPPIQTPNMDAIGQKGMTFTEGYITSPICAPSRAGMLTGRYQQRFGFEYQPHDRYPKNRIEMFVYKHFIATGDWLVADQIEFPRFEDVVKNGMPPSELMLSEILQRKGYRTGIAGKWHLGVGEHAIPINRGFDYQYGFYEAYSLYMADTSDPNIINQRHKDFSDPFIWGKGRTGNCAIRRNDQVIDEKYYLTDRIAEEAKQFIDKNQDGPFFLYVPFLAPHTPFQATKDYYDKLGHIKDRNKRVYNAMIWQLDDAVGSIIQHLKSLGLMDNTIIFFLSDNGGATYTGATDNAPLKGGKFTNFEGGLNVPFMVRWDGKVKPGSHYDKSVVSMDIFATALQLAGVPYTIDRKLDGVSLLPVLTDSFTLPIHEQLCWRSGYNRAIRMGDWKLITDDLSGNHALYNISEDKEEQHNLYESKPEIVKQLLNQHALWEAEMIDPKWPYVMDYRWWNGNEPYYFPL; translated from the coding sequence ATGAAGCGCAAGCCCCAACTCCTCTTTTTCATTTTTGCCGTTGTGGCACTTTTGGCTTTCGGTTTTTGGCCGCTATCGACCAAGAAATTGGAAATCACATTCGATCAAGAAAAGATCGGGCAGAAAAAAGCCTTTCTCAATTCCATTGAAAACGATTCTGCTGCCAAGCCGAATATTGTCATCATCATAGCAGACGACCTCGGCAAGACCGATATTTCGCTCTATGGTAATCCTCCCATACAAACGCCCAATATGGATGCCATCGGGCAGAAAGGAATGACCTTCACCGAAGGGTACATCACTTCACCTATCTGTGCTCCATCACGGGCAGGAATGTTGACAGGACGTTATCAGCAGCGTTTTGGTTTTGAATACCAACCACACGACCGTTATCCGAAGAATAGGATTGAGATGTTCGTTTACAAGCATTTCATTGCTACTGGAGATTGGTTGGTGGCTGACCAGATAGAATTCCCACGTTTTGAAGATGTGGTGAAGAACGGCATGCCTCCTTCGGAACTTATGCTTTCTGAAATTCTGCAACGTAAAGGCTACCGAACAGGAATTGCAGGCAAATGGCATTTGGGCGTAGGAGAACACGCCATTCCAATCAATCGTGGTTTCGATTATCAGTATGGTTTCTACGAGGCCTATTCGTTGTATATGGCTGATACTTCTGACCCGAACATCATCAATCAACGGCACAAGGATTTTTCCGATCCTTTTATTTGGGGTAAAGGCCGAACAGGAAACTGTGCCATTCGCAGAAACGACCAGGTGATTGATGAAAAATATTACCTCACCGACCGTATTGCGGAAGAAGCCAAGCAATTCATCGATAAAAATCAAGATGGACCGTTCTTCCTCTACGTTCCGTTCCTAGCACCACACACTCCGTTTCAGGCCACTAAGGATTATTACGATAAGCTTGGGCACATCAAAGACCGAAACAAACGGGTTTATAATGCGATGATCTGGCAACTGGATGATGCGGTTGGTAGCATTATTCAGCATTTGAAAAGCTTAGGTTTGATGGACAACACAATCATATTCTTTCTGAGCGATAATGGTGGCGCAACTTACACTGGTGCAACCGATAACGCCCCGCTGAAAGGTGGCAAATTCACCAATTTTGAAGGTGGCCTGAACGTGCCTTTCATGGTGCGCTGGGATGGAAAAGTAAAACCAGGCAGCCACTATGACAAATCGGTTGTATCGATGGACATTTTCGCAACAGCGCTGCAATTGGCGGGCGTTCCGTATACCATTGACCGCAAATTGGATGGCGTTTCCTTACTTCCTGTGCTTACAGATAGTTTCACCTTACCCATTCATGAGCAATTATGCTGGCGCTCTGGTTACAATCGCGCAATCCGCATGGGCGATTGGAAATTGATCACTGATGATCTGAGTGGGAACCACGCACTTTACAACATTTCAGAAGACAAGGAAGAACAACACAATCTCTACGAATCGAAGCCCGAAATCGTAAAACAATTACTGAATCAGCACGCCTTGTGGGAAGCGGAAATGATTGATCCAAAATGGCCGTATGTCATGGATTATCGTTGGTGGAACGGAAATGAACCCTATTATTTCCCGCTTTGA
- a CDS encoding prolipoprotein diacylglyceryl transferase: MYPTLYDLVLDLFGLSIPPFRLVQSFGMMVALAFLAASMDLKSELKRKEGLGLLAPVKKKVWVGKASTMAEKVISGVIGFAIGYKLLGLVLDFDIVASNPQKFILSSDGNLLGGLLGAAFSVGVRMWEDKKDALPEPKEIEINVHPYEQVGTITILAAVFGILGAKLFHNLENIDDLIADPVGALISFSGLSFLGGLICATLAILWFARKNNIKMLHLTDAALPGLMLAYGIGRMGCQIAGDGDWGIPNDAPKPEWLSFLPDWAWAYNYPNNVLGIDLKADYAQMGYVSLTGYAWPTPLYETTMALIIFSFLWFMRKRWTTPGMVMSWYLILSGAERLGIEQIRINNEYPIFGGVTQAEIISTILITLGIIGVFVMPKVGEKWAKY, from the coding sequence ATGTACCCAACGTTATACGACCTCGTTCTAGATTTATTCGGCCTTTCAATTCCTCCCTTTCGATTGGTGCAAAGTTTCGGAATGATGGTGGCTTTGGCTTTTTTAGCCGCAAGCATGGACCTTAAATCAGAATTGAAGCGTAAAGAAGGTCTTGGACTCCTAGCTCCCGTTAAGAAGAAAGTTTGGGTCGGTAAAGCATCAACAATGGCAGAGAAAGTGATTTCAGGCGTTATTGGTTTTGCTATCGGATACAAGCTTTTAGGTTTGGTACTCGATTTTGACATCGTTGCAAGCAACCCACAGAAATTCATCCTTTCATCAGACGGAAATCTTTTGGGCGGACTTCTAGGTGCTGCGTTTTCTGTAGGTGTTCGGATGTGGGAAGACAAAAAAGATGCACTTCCAGAACCGAAAGAAATAGAGATCAACGTTCATCCTTACGAACAAGTTGGCACTATCACTATTTTGGCTGCTGTATTTGGGATTTTGGGAGCCAAGCTTTTTCATAACCTCGAGAACATTGATGACCTGATTGCCGACCCGGTTGGCGCGCTCATCTCATTCAGCGGCCTTTCCTTCTTGGGTGGTCTTATCTGTGCCACGTTGGCCATTCTGTGGTTTGCCCGAAAGAATAATATCAAGATGTTGCACCTTACAGATGCGGCACTTCCTGGATTGATGTTGGCTTACGGTATTGGCAGAATGGGTTGCCAAATTGCTGGCGATGGCGACTGGGGAATTCCCAACGATGCCCCAAAACCTGAATGGTTGAGTTTTCTTCCTGATTGGGCTTGGGCCTATAATTATCCGAATAACGTTCTCGGAATTGACCTAAAAGCAGATTACGCACAAATGGGCTACGTGAGTTTAACAGGTTATGCTTGGCCGACACCACTTTACGAGACAACCATGGCACTTATCATTTTCTCTTTCCTATGGTTCATGCGCAAGCGTTGGACAACTCCGGGAATGGTAATGTCGTGGTATCTCATCCTTTCTGGCGCGGAGCGTTTAGGCATTGAACAGATTCGAATCAATAATGAATATCCGATTTTCGGAGGTGTTACTCAAGCTGAGATCATTTCTACCATTCTCATTACTTTAGGAATAATTGGAGTGTTTGTGATGCCCAAAGTGGGCGAAAAATGGGCCAAATACTAA
- a CDS encoding LamG domain-containing protein, with protein sequence MKKRMTLIVLVFCLINITAVAQQRSVSVIHDNQMFNYTITRYSPPWEIQSGEQKDSNGMLSENAKLFKRVDDAKVDNLKGLLYSKGFVPSEIKSVNGRSMEDYLARKKLVMHYRIQYKEHTIFIAHLNSSATRSVIPFRVESGKWLLDPDFVESDFFHLIAQPYFDVFTGVFNGQPFSYLAFEEVDANGIIYDYSGRGRNGKTSKTSIVDGRIGGALKLTDDSRLNVSFIDESSLKGDRFSISGHLNVMDVVSNADRQRVVFKVQNDLGIAIEVYLENGNINVRTVGAKSLSVPCPKKDLWFHFAIKQAGKKLSLEIDGEELTATTINASDLMYGSVLSFGGENSFKGYLDELLIAK encoded by the coding sequence ATGAAGAAGAGAATGACATTGATTGTACTGGTTTTCTGCCTGATTAATATCACGGCAGTGGCACAACAACGAAGTGTAAGCGTTATTCACGATAACCAGATGTTCAACTATACAATTACCAGGTATAGTCCTCCTTGGGAGATTCAATCCGGAGAACAAAAAGATTCAAACGGAATGCTTTCAGAGAATGCGAAGCTTTTCAAACGAGTGGATGATGCGAAGGTTGATAACTTGAAAGGATTGCTTTATTCCAAAGGCTTTGTTCCTTCAGAGATCAAAAGCGTTAATGGACGATCAATGGAGGATTATTTGGCGAGGAAAAAACTCGTCATGCATTATCGTATTCAGTATAAGGAACACACCATTTTCATTGCACACCTCAACAGCAGTGCTACTCGGTCTGTAATTCCATTTAGGGTTGAGTCAGGAAAGTGGCTGCTTGATCCTGACTTCGTAGAATCAGATTTTTTCCATCTCATTGCCCAACCTTACTTTGACGTATTTACTGGAGTATTTAATGGTCAGCCTTTTTCTTACCTCGCGTTTGAAGAAGTTGATGCCAATGGAATCATTTACGATTATTCTGGTCGTGGAAGAAACGGGAAAACCAGCAAAACAAGCATTGTTGACGGGAGAATTGGAGGTGCATTAAAGTTGACAGATGATTCACGTCTTAATGTTAGTTTCATAGATGAATCAAGCCTAAAAGGTGATAGATTCTCAATTAGTGGACATCTCAACGTCATGGATGTTGTTTCAAATGCAGATCGGCAACGAGTCGTTTTTAAAGTTCAAAACGATCTTGGAATTGCGATAGAAGTGTATTTGGAAAATGGAAATATCAATGTAAGAACGGTGGGAGCGAAATCATTGTCTGTGCCATGTCCTAAAAAGGATCTTTGGTTTCATTTTGCAATCAAACAAGCAGGCAAGAAATTGTCGTTGGAGATTGATGGAGAAGAGTTGACGGCTACCACGATTAACGCGAGCGACCTCATGTATGGTTCAGTGCTAAGTTTTGGTGGAGAAAACTCGTTCAAAGGGTATTTGGATGAGTTGCTGATAGCCAAATAA
- a CDS encoding DUF4112 domain-containing protein → MYKIEQSIPKELEYAEKLVLLMDGQFKIPFFNFRFGLDPIIGLIPMAGDIVSFIISALIIVALAKNGLPSKVVFKMVWNILLDLLVGGIPIIGDAWDFFNKANRKNLKLARKHFETQSGK, encoded by the coding sequence ATGTATAAGATAGAGCAGAGCATACCGAAGGAGTTGGAATACGCTGAGAAGTTGGTGTTGCTGATGGATGGTCAGTTCAAGATTCCGTTCTTCAATTTTCGTTTTGGTTTGGATCCTATCATTGGGCTCATTCCCATGGCAGGCGATATTGTTTCCTTCATCATTTCGGCACTCATTATAGTTGCACTGGCCAAAAATGGTCTACCGAGCAAGGTGGTATTCAAGATGGTTTGGAATATTCTTCTCGATCTGCTGGTTGGCGGCATTCCCATAATTGGCGATGCATGGGACTTTTTCAATAAGGCCAATCGCAAGAATCTGAAATTGGCCAGAAAGCATTTTGAAACTCAAAGCGGGAAATAA
- a CDS encoding tetratricopeptide repeat protein, with amino-acid sequence MARNLLRHVSSSNLATQAWCRLIYAHVLLENDSIIKARKIFEDSSSVHWNDQPMWLQSYRSYGLGLAALYSGEYSVAGKQFQRTLVLAEDVQQLQLLATEGLADNLRFQGKLELSINRWYEALDLAEALKDSLAIFDSYQGRGVVRLVNGELDLAEEDINASFSYFKQVGARKRIAYSYSLLGLIEYRKRNYLESIDLNLKGYNLRGEISDTKGQGESLNNLALAYMGLKNWSQALRYLEEAVQLKTSANDLTQMTVIFNNIGHCFRKLGNRKDALKYFELALEKGKANGQLGDMVVSYRNIMNLYASEKDFESAFNAQSKLVALQDSLSEIERSEAMAEVEIRYNTEQKEQEILMLQQKQTIITNRWLTLAMGLFLTIIIGILFADNQKRKHRQQTQLLVKEDELQKAELKIMSDLLEYNQRKLNLYMENMLKKNEMVVQLESSLRSAVGGSLEDEAHGRKLVEDFSAVRILTEDDWQEFKELFDGVHKGMLDRLLRSYENLTLAEQRLFLLMKLNLSTKEMANILGVSPESIKKGRYRLKKKIGIDDETSLQDYVTSF; translated from the coding sequence TTGGCTCGTAATCTGTTACGGCATGTGTCTAGTTCCAATTTGGCAACACAGGCTTGGTGTCGATTGATTTATGCTCACGTGCTGTTGGAGAACGATAGCATAATAAAAGCGCGTAAGATATTCGAAGACTCTTCTTCTGTTCATTGGAATGATCAGCCCATGTGGTTGCAGAGTTACAGAAGCTATGGATTGGGCCTTGCGGCCTTGTACAGCGGAGAATATTCCGTTGCCGGCAAACAGTTTCAAAGAACTTTGGTGTTGGCAGAAGATGTTCAGCAACTTCAACTCCTCGCCACTGAAGGATTAGCTGATAATTTGAGGTTTCAAGGTAAATTGGAACTGAGCATTAACCGCTGGTACGAAGCGCTTGATCTCGCTGAGGCATTAAAGGACTCATTGGCAATTTTTGACTCTTACCAAGGAAGAGGCGTGGTTCGATTGGTGAATGGAGAATTGGATCTTGCCGAGGAAGACATTAACGCATCTTTCAGCTATTTCAAACAAGTTGGTGCGAGGAAAAGAATTGCGTATTCATATTCGTTGCTTGGATTGATTGAATACCGTAAACGTAATTATCTTGAATCGATCGATCTAAATCTCAAAGGCTATAATCTCAGAGGTGAAATATCTGATACAAAAGGCCAAGGAGAAAGTCTCAATAACCTCGCATTGGCTTATATGGGTCTCAAGAATTGGAGCCAGGCACTTCGGTACTTGGAAGAAGCTGTTCAATTAAAAACCTCAGCTAACGACCTCACTCAAATGACGGTGATCTTCAACAATATCGGCCACTGTTTTAGAAAACTCGGAAATCGAAAAGATGCCTTGAAGTATTTCGAATTAGCGCTTGAAAAGGGAAAAGCCAATGGGCAATTAGGGGATATGGTTGTCTCGTACAGAAACATCATGAATCTATATGCCAGCGAGAAAGATTTCGAATCAGCGTTCAATGCACAATCTAAACTCGTTGCTCTGCAAGATAGTTTAAGCGAAATAGAGCGTAGCGAAGCAATGGCTGAAGTTGAGATTCGGTACAATACTGAGCAGAAAGAGCAAGAAATATTAATGCTTCAGCAGAAACAGACAATCATAACCAACAGATGGTTGACGCTGGCAATGGGACTTTTCTTAACGATCATCATCGGAATTTTATTTGCTGATAATCAAAAGAGGAAACACCGACAGCAGACACAATTGTTGGTAAAGGAGGATGAACTGCAGAAAGCAGAACTTAAGATCATGTCTGACCTGCTTGAGTACAATCAACGAAAGTTGAATCTCTACATGGAGAACATGTTGAAGAAAAATGAGATGGTTGTGCAGTTAGAGAGTTCGCTAAGAAGTGCAGTTGGTGGTTCGTTGGAGGACGAAGCTCATGGGAGAAAGCTAGTGGAGGATTTTTCTGCAGTACGTATTTTAACAGAAGATGACTGGCAAGAATTCAAAGAACTTTTTGACGGTGTTCATAAAGGAATGCTTGATCGTTTACTTCGGAGCTACGAGAATCTCACATTGGCTGAACAACGCCTTTTTCTACTGATGAAATTGAACTTGTCCACCAAGGAAATGGCTAATATTCTTGGTGTTTCTCCCGAATCAATTAAGAAGGGAAGGTATAGATTGAAGAAGAAAATTGGTATTGATGATGAGACATCACTCCAAGATTATGTGACGTCCTTTTGA
- a CDS encoding carboxypeptidase-like regulatory domain-containing protein — translation MNRIVPFAVLIFCWFTAQTVSAQELTQVIRGAVLDQDSKIPLIGATVFIIGSDPIIGSSTDVDGRFELRNVTVGRHDLQVQYLGYEPKLVQQVDVGSAKEVVLKIEMLESTAQLAEVVVSVKKDPAKPTNEMALVSTRSFSLEQSERFAASMNDPGRMALSFAGVNLTDDITNSISVRGNSPKGLLWRLEGIEIPVPNHFNIEGLYAGNVSILSNNLLDKSDFSTGAFPAEYGNALSGVYDLRLRTGNDQKREYTVQVGFLGIEASAEGPFKKGKRASYLINYRYSTLGLFKAAGANLSGDLNTAFQDINMKINFPTKKFGTFSIFGVGGISDAGFTAQRDSTKWKDGWDIKRVEQDYKNHFLVSGISHQFIINERNYVHTTLAYTQSGNNLLHSYLTDTMKLLDYWHYNVYNRAIRLATQFNTKFSAKHNLRYGFNYNRLIFKLEDQWLEGWGSSYKAVGKADFYQLYAQHRYRINGNITLIGGIHMSYFDVNKKFAFEPRLAFDWRFAPKHKLSLGVGMHSRQESLAFYFVKDDSTSSNINRYLDFSRALHVVLGYDFQILHNLNLHAEVYYQYLYGIPVKTKPNSYSTINDNDAFQKRRLVNSGLGTNYGLELTIEKSFSKNYYVLYTSSLYNSRYQGSDNIWRNTRYNGNYITSLTAGKDFRVGKKGKNVIGLNIKLFYAGGRRMTPIDLQASIIAGEEVEDESKIMEGRVSDYFRLDTRIHFKQNLKRVAWQVSIDIQNTTNRLNEINRKYNPASKSIEAKYQQGLIPVLKFRVEL, via the coding sequence ATGAATCGGATTGTTCCCTTTGCCGTACTTATTTTCTGTTGGTTCACAGCACAGACTGTTTCTGCGCAGGAACTTACACAGGTAATTCGTGGAGCAGTTTTAGATCAAGATTCAAAGATTCCACTCATCGGAGCAACGGTATTTATTATCGGTTCCGATCCAATTATTGGATCGTCAACTGATGTTGACGGAAGGTTTGAATTAAGAAATGTGACTGTTGGTAGGCACGATCTTCAAGTCCAATACTTGGGGTATGAGCCTAAATTGGTACAGCAGGTTGATGTAGGAAGCGCCAAGGAAGTGGTTCTGAAGATCGAGATGCTTGAATCGACCGCCCAATTGGCTGAAGTGGTTGTTTCTGTAAAGAAAGATCCAGCCAAGCCGACCAATGAAATGGCCTTGGTAAGTACAAGGTCGTTTTCGTTGGAGCAATCCGAACGCTTTGCTGCAAGCATGAACGACCCTGGAAGGATGGCACTATCGTTTGCCGGTGTCAATCTCACAGACGATATAACCAATTCAATTTCAGTTCGAGGAAATTCTCCCAAAGGGCTTCTTTGGCGCTTAGAAGGAATCGAGATTCCAGTTCCAAATCATTTCAATATTGAAGGTCTGTATGCAGGAAATGTTTCTATCCTTTCCAATAACCTGTTGGATAAAAGTGATTTCTCTACAGGCGCTTTTCCTGCCGAATATGGCAATGCCCTGTCTGGTGTGTACGACCTTAGATTGAGAACAGGCAATGATCAAAAACGGGAATACACGGTTCAAGTAGGCTTTCTTGGTATCGAAGCATCAGCAGAAGGTCCGTTTAAGAAAGGTAAGCGCGCTTCTTATCTCATCAACTACCGATACTCAACGCTTGGCCTATTTAAAGCTGCTGGTGCAAATCTTAGTGGAGACCTGAACACTGCATTTCAGGACATCAATATGAAAATCAACTTTCCTACTAAGAAATTCGGAACGTTTTCCATTTTCGGTGTAGGTGGCATAAGTGATGCAGGTTTTACTGCCCAACGAGATTCAACTAAATGGAAGGATGGTTGGGATATTAAACGGGTTGAACAAGATTACAAGAATCACTTTTTGGTTTCGGGAATTTCCCATCAGTTCATTATTAACGAACGAAATTATGTTCACACCACCTTGGCCTACACCCAATCTGGAAACAACCTGTTACATAGTTACTTGACCGATACAATGAAATTGCTCGATTACTGGCACTATAATGTCTATAATCGAGCAATTAGATTGGCCACTCAGTTCAATACTAAGTTCAGCGCAAAGCATAACCTAAGGTATGGCTTCAATTATAATCGACTGATATTTAAGTTGGAAGATCAGTGGTTAGAAGGATGGGGAAGTTCTTACAAAGCTGTTGGTAAGGCAGATTTTTATCAGCTATATGCGCAGCATCGCTATAGAATTAACGGCAATATCACGTTGATAGGTGGCATTCACATGAGTTACTTTGATGTGAATAAAAAGTTTGCATTCGAGCCAAGATTGGCGTTTGATTGGCGCTTTGCTCCAAAACACAAGCTATCGTTGGGTGTAGGTATGCACAGCAGGCAGGAAAGCCTAGCCTTTTATTTTGTTAAGGACGATAGTACTTCATCTAATATAAATCGATATCTCGATTTTAGTAGAGCGCTGCATGTAGTGTTGGGATACGATTTTCAAATACTTCATAATCTGAATCTTCATGCCGAGGTGTATTACCAATACCTCTACGGTATTCCAGTGAAGACAAAGCCCAATTCATATTCAACCATCAACGATAATGACGCTTTTCAGAAACGAAGATTGGTTAACAGCGGACTGGGAACCAATTATGGATTGGAATTGACCATCGAAAAAAGCTTCTCAAAGAACTATTATGTGCTTTACACGTCATCGCTTTACAATTCCCGGTATCAAGGTTCTGACAATATTTGGAGGAATACGCGATACAATGGAAATTACATTACAAGTCTAACTGCCGGCAAGGATTTCCGTGTCGGAAAAAAAGGAAAGAACGTAATAGGTTTGAATATCAAATTGTTTTATGCTGGTGGAAGAAGGATGACTCCGATTGATCTTCAGGCTTCTATCATAGCAGGTGAAGAGGTAGAAGATGAGAGCAAGATCATGGAAGGCCGCGTGTCTGATTATTTTAGACTAGATACGCGAATTCACTTTAAACAGAATCTTAAGCGAGTTGCATGGCAGGTTTCTATCGATATTCAAAACACGACCAATAGATTGAATGAGATAAATAGAAAGTACAATCCAGCTTCAAAATCGATCGAAGCCAAGTATCAGCAAGGGCTCATCCCTGTTCTGAAATTTCGTGTAGAACTTTAA